A stretch of Lysinibacillus agricola DNA encodes these proteins:
- a CDS encoding DUF6470 family protein, with protein MRLPQIQIHTTDAKIDLNISKPQQYIKQPNATQHIKQPAAILEINTTRSVLKIDSSQARRDLGLIGPFESSANYAEQGKQEVLRGMARRAREGRQMMDNSGKGHGRATIQGIAKQNHGPHQAQFNIKFVPSVGSVKIDYTPGTTDVNIQRREPIIDAKVNKPIHEYTPGKVTGTMVQRPDVNIDVVI; from the coding sequence ATGAGACTCCCGCAAATTCAAATTCATACAACCGATGCGAAAATAGACCTGAATATATCTAAGCCACAACAGTATATTAAACAACCAAACGCAACACAGCATATTAAACAACCCGCAGCCATTCTCGAAATAAATACAACTCGCAGTGTACTAAAAATCGATTCTTCTCAAGCCAGACGTGATTTAGGTTTAATTGGTCCCTTTGAATCAAGCGCGAATTACGCAGAACAAGGTAAACAAGAGGTTCTAAGGGGGATGGCGCGAAGAGCAAGAGAAGGGCGCCAGATGATGGATAATTCCGGTAAAGGGCATGGTCGTGCTACAATTCAGGGTATTGCAAAACAAAACCACGGTCCTCACCAAGCGCAATTTAATATTAAGTTTGTCCCATCTGTAGGATCAGTCAAAATCGACTATACGCCTGGGACAACGGACGTTAATATCCAGCGTAGAGAACCAATTATTGACGCAAAGGTGAACAAACCAATACACGAATACACGCCAGGTAAAGTAACTGGTACAATGGTACAAAGACCAGATGTTAACATCGATGTCGTCATTTAA
- the fliW gene encoding flagellar assembly protein FliW, translated as MKIATKFLGEVEISEQDILTFEQGLLGLENEKKFVILPIDADLPLAILQSVEHTEIGFVVAYPFVFKKDYSFDISEDDREQLQIEKEENVLTYSIVTMKETFQESTINLLAPIIVNMDKKCGKQIVLQDNKSYPLRYPMQTLEGSAK; from the coding sequence ATGAAAATTGCTACTAAATTTTTAGGGGAAGTCGAAATATCTGAACAAGACATCCTTACGTTTGAACAGGGACTATTAGGATTAGAGAATGAAAAAAAATTTGTCATACTACCTATAGATGCTGATCTTCCTTTAGCAATATTACAATCAGTTGAGCACACAGAAATTGGTTTTGTAGTTGCCTATCCGTTCGTCTTCAAAAAAGATTACAGCTTTGATATAAGCGAAGATGATCGTGAGCAGCTACAAATTGAGAAGGAAGAGAATGTACTTACATACTCTATCGTAACAATGAAGGAAACATTCCAAGAATCAACGATTAATTTGCTGGCACCTATAATCGTTAACATGGATAAAAAATGTGGTAAACAAATTGTCCTGCAAGATAATAAATCCTATCCACTACGCTACCCAATGCAAACATTGGAAGGAAGTGCGAAATAA
- the csrA gene encoding carbon storage regulator CsrA, translating to MLVLSRKKDESIMIGDQIEIKILAVDGEQIKIGIVAPKTVKVHRSEVFEAIQAQNREALSTSSSFLEQLKKK from the coding sequence ATGCTAGTGCTCTCACGTAAAAAAGATGAATCTATTATGATAGGCGACCAAATTGAAATTAAAATATTAGCAGTGGATGGCGAGCAAATTAAAATCGGCATTGTTGCACCAAAAACAGTGAAAGTACATCGATCCGAAGTTTTTGAAGCCATTCAAGCACAAAATAGAGAAGCTCTTTCTACCTCATCAAGTTTCTTAGAGCAGCTGAAGAAAAAATAA
- the hag gene encoding flagellin Hag, whose amino-acid sequence MRIQHNISALNTHRNLAFNNTQASKNLEKLSSGYKINRAGDDAAGLAISEKMRGQIRGLDMATKNAQDSVSLIQTAEGALNETHSILQRMRELAVQSANDTNVESDREALQLEIKSLSDEITRIADNTEFNTQKLLDGTFKGSRTDTVTGGNATNANGKVFHIGANSGQSINLAVGTMTANALGVNVQDTAASVTSISSPGEIGGGINITTQTAADNSISIIDSALNHVSKTRASLGAVQNRLEHTINNLGATSENLTAAESRIRDTDMAKEMMGFTKNNILMQAAQSMLAQANQQPQGVLQLLG is encoded by the coding sequence ATGAGAATTCAACACAACATTTCAGCTTTAAACACACACCGTAACCTAGCATTCAACAACACTCAAGCTTCTAAAAACCTTGAGAAATTATCTTCTGGTTACAAAATCAACCGCGCTGGTGACGATGCTGCTGGTTTAGCAATCTCTGAAAAAATGCGTGGACAAATCCGTGGTCTTGACATGGCAACTAAAAACGCTCAAGACTCAGTATCATTAATCCAAACTGCTGAGGGTGCATTAAACGAAACACACTCTATTCTACAACGTATGCGTGAACTAGCAGTACAATCTGCGAATGATACAAACGTAGAATCTGACCGTGAAGCACTACAACTTGAAATTAAATCACTATCTGACGAAATTACACGTATTGCTGACAACACAGAATTCAATACACAAAAATTATTAGATGGTACATTTAAAGGTTCACGTACAGATACTGTTACAGGCGGAAATGCAACTAATGCTAATGGTAAAGTATTCCATATCGGTGCAAACTCTGGCCAATCTATTAACTTAGCAGTTGGTACAATGACTGCAAATGCATTAGGTGTAAATGTTCAGGACACTGCAGCTTCTGTAACATCTATTTCATCACCAGGTGAAATCGGTGGAGGTATTAACATTACAACACAAACAGCTGCAGATAACTCAATCTCTATCATTGATTCTGCATTAAACCACGTATCTAAAACTCGTGCATCTTTAGGGGCTGTTCAAAACCGTTTAGAGCACACAATCAACAACTTAGGTGCTACATCTGAAAACTTAACAGCTGCTGAATCTCGTATCCGTGATACAGATATGGCGAAAGAGATGATGGGCTTCACAAAGAACAACATCTTAATGCAAGCTGCACAATCTATGCTAGCGCAAGCTAACCAACAACCACAAGGCGTTCTTCAATTATTAGGTTAA
- a CDS encoding motility associated factor glycosyltransferase family protein yields the protein MAKYTIEKIVAKTGQEVYRVNNYYLHSKYDPISEAGRLVEKEYKINCIHILFGYGNGYILDALLDKVKNESIIIIDPLLDDGTLQVFARHMQLKNVYYWSEHHNNTLGFVISKLANGLNLKIHVFASSNYNQIFKQEYKEILLYIRDFQNRMQVNYNTEVQFSNEWQQNFTKNVLQIAKDNTLLSLENKFDLPVVLAASGPSLTKQLPLLKEVEQNVLIIAAGSTINALLDANIEPDFVISIDGGKWNYEHFKNLSLQNARLIYAPYNHPGVRKSFKKQAFIFSQIGHESMGGYLYEHMGINLPIIAGGGTVAHYGVTVAGLLNSGPIAMIGQDLAYTNNQTHAQGNKFINTVQDLKELGKDLFEVDGYNGEPVQTSREFLSMKMVFEEIAQFHKPSVPLFNCTEGGVSLRGYEQLPFKSFIEQYVDTKTYKDLSTIETIKPFKTSDGIIAIYKNEVKIINDLQRSINKGLEKLNKIQHNIYFDEKTLIVLDEIEKKIEEKTKMIQIHFLIAPITYEVANQFLPKEFETQEETYKRSWNQTNTLYKRLLEALEKSKKNLQGVIDTVENNNQELL from the coding sequence GTGGCTAAGTATACAATCGAGAAGATTGTTGCAAAAACTGGTCAAGAGGTTTATCGTGTGAATAACTATTATTTACACAGTAAATATGACCCGATAAGTGAGGCAGGACGTTTAGTAGAAAAGGAATATAAAATTAATTGTATACATATATTATTTGGTTATGGGAATGGATACATTTTAGATGCATTATTGGATAAAGTAAAAAATGAGTCAATCATTATTATAGACCCATTGTTAGATGATGGGACGCTTCAAGTTTTTGCAAGGCATATGCAACTGAAAAACGTATATTATTGGTCTGAACACCATAATAATACGCTTGGCTTTGTAATTTCAAAGCTTGCAAATGGACTGAACTTAAAAATTCATGTCTTTGCTTCATCTAATTATAATCAGATATTTAAGCAAGAGTATAAAGAAATTTTACTATATATAAGAGATTTTCAAAATAGAATGCAAGTTAACTATAATACAGAAGTTCAATTTTCTAATGAGTGGCAACAAAATTTCACAAAAAATGTGTTGCAAATAGCTAAGGATAATACTCTATTATCACTGGAAAATAAATTTGATTTACCAGTTGTTTTAGCTGCTAGTGGGCCGTCATTAACAAAGCAATTACCTTTATTAAAGGAAGTTGAACAAAATGTATTAATTATAGCAGCTGGATCTACTATAAATGCTTTACTAGATGCCAATATTGAGCCGGACTTTGTGATCTCTATAGACGGTGGAAAATGGAATTATGAGCACTTTAAAAACTTGAGTTTACAAAATGCAAGACTGATATATGCACCATACAATCATCCTGGAGTAAGAAAGTCTTTCAAGAAACAGGCATTCATATTTTCACAAATAGGACACGAGTCTATGGGGGGATATTTATATGAGCATATGGGAATTAATTTACCAATTATAGCTGGTGGAGGGACCGTAGCACATTATGGAGTAACTGTAGCAGGATTATTGAATTCTGGACCTATAGCTATGATTGGACAAGATTTGGCTTATACAAATAACCAAACTCATGCACAGGGGAACAAATTTATAAATACAGTTCAAGATTTAAAGGAGTTAGGAAAAGATTTATTTGAAGTTGATGGTTATAATGGTGAGCCTGTTCAAACTTCTAGAGAATTTTTATCGATGAAAATGGTATTTGAGGAAATTGCCCAATTTCATAAACCATCTGTACCTTTGTTTAATTGTACAGAAGGAGGAGTATCATTAAGGGGGTATGAGCAATTACCTTTTAAAAGCTTTATTGAGCAATACGTAGATACAAAAACTTATAAAGATTTATCAACAATTGAAACAATCAAGCCATTTAAGACAAGCGATGGCATCATTGCTATTTATAAAAATGAAGTAAAGATTATCAATGACTTACAGCGATCTATAAACAAAGGGCTTGAAAAATTAAATAAAATTCAACACAATATATACTTTGATGAAAAAACCTTGATAGTATTGGACGAAATTGAAAAGAAAATTGAAGAAAAAACAAAAATGATACAAATTCATTTTTTAATAGCACCAATTACCTACGAAGTTGCTAATCAATTTTTGCCAAAAGAATTTGAAACACAAGAAGAGACTTATAAGCGTTCTTGGAATCAAACGAATACATTATATAAGCGCTTGTTGGAGGCATTGGAAAAATCCAAAAAAAATTTACAGGGTGTAATTGATACTGTAGAAAACAATAATCAAGAGTTACTTTAA
- the pseB gene encoding UDP-N-acetylglucosamine 4,6-dehydratase (inverting) gives MTVLSGKTVLVTGGTGSFGKKITKKALELGVKKIIIFSRDELKQYEMKQEFDDTRLRFFIGDVRDKERLHRAFDGVDIVIHAAAMKHVDACEYNPFEAVKTNIHGAQNIIEAAIDCGVEKVIALSTDKACAPVNLYGATKLASDKLFVAANAYVGSKKTSFAVVRYGNVVGSRGSVVPFFKKMKSKGVLPITDERMTRFWITLEQGVQFVLDNLERMHGGEIFVPKIPSMKVVDLAKAIAPECDIEIVGIRPGEKLHEAMIMEDDARHTVEYDSYYVIQPEFPFWSSKFAEDGKNLPDGFEYTSNKNEDWLTIEELRTLAEEM, from the coding sequence ATGACTGTGTTAAGTGGGAAAACAGTATTAGTTACTGGTGGAACGGGTTCATTTGGAAAAAAAATTACGAAAAAAGCATTAGAATTAGGTGTGAAAAAAATTATTATTTTTAGCCGTGATGAGCTAAAGCAATATGAGATGAAGCAAGAGTTTGACGATACACGTCTCCGATTCTTTATTGGAGATGTGCGGGATAAAGAACGTTTACATAGAGCATTTGACGGTGTTGATATTGTAATTCATGCAGCGGCTATGAAGCATGTGGATGCATGTGAATATAATCCATTTGAAGCGGTAAAAACGAATATTCATGGAGCTCAGAATATTATTGAAGCGGCGATAGATTGTGGTGTGGAGAAAGTAATTGCGCTTTCCACAGATAAAGCATGTGCGCCAGTAAATTTATATGGTGCAACAAAGCTAGCTTCAGATAAATTATTTGTTGCTGCAAATGCATATGTAGGAAGTAAAAAAACAAGTTTTGCTGTTGTTCGTTATGGCAATGTTGTAGGAAGTCGCGGGAGCGTAGTACCTTTCTTTAAAAAAATGAAATCAAAAGGTGTTCTGCCAATTACAGATGAGCGTATGACTCGTTTTTGGATTACACTAGAGCAAGGTGTACAGTTTGTACTTGATAATTTAGAACGTATGCACGGCGGTGAAATTTTTGTACCTAAAATTCCAAGCATGAAAGTCGTTGATTTGGCAAAAGCAATTGCGCCAGAATGTGATATTGAAATTGTAGGGATTCGACCAGGTGAAAAATTGCATGAGGCGATGATTATGGAAGATGATGCTCGCCATACAGTTGAGTATGATTCATATTATGTCATTCAACCAGAGTTTCCATTTTGGTCATCGAAATTCGCAGAAGATGGTAAAAATCTTCCGGATGGGTTTGAATATACGAGTAATAAAAATGAAGATTGGTTGACGATAGAAGAATTGCGTACACTAGCAGAGGAGATGTAG
- the galE gene encoding UDP-glucose 4-epimerase GalE: protein MIAVVGGAGYIGSHAVKYLIEQGEQVVVFDNLCTGHLELVHKDAQFLDGDLASLEDLHTLFTQYPITSVMHFAAYAYVGESVQDPAKYYHNNLANTMNLLGVMLTNNVKNIVFSSTCATYGNPIELPITEQHSQNPINPYGRTKFMMEQLMEDYSTAYGLKYVALRYFNAAGADEDGTIGEWHEPESHLIPLVLNVALGKSDSINVFGSDFDTPDGTCIRDYIHVTDLADAHHKALQFLIKEQQNLQLNLANGAGYSNLEIIKMVEQVTKKTIQYQLTDRRSGDPSKLIGCADKAKDIINWVPKYNLEQIVETAWHWHKKKFGGTL from the coding sequence ATGATAGCTGTTGTCGGTGGAGCAGGTTATATAGGCTCACATGCAGTGAAATATTTAATTGAACAAGGTGAACAAGTTGTGGTTTTTGATAATTTATGCACAGGTCATCTAGAACTTGTTCATAAAGATGCTCAATTTCTAGATGGTGATTTAGCATCATTGGAAGATTTACATACTCTGTTTACACAATATCCTATAACTTCAGTGATGCACTTTGCGGCGTATGCCTATGTAGGAGAATCTGTACAAGATCCTGCAAAGTATTATCATAATAATCTTGCTAATACAATGAACTTATTAGGCGTAATGCTGACAAATAACGTGAAAAATATTGTTTTTTCTTCTACGTGCGCAACATATGGCAACCCAATAGAGTTACCGATTACAGAGCAACATTCGCAAAATCCAATTAATCCATATGGCCGAACAAAGTTCATGATGGAGCAATTAATGGAGGATTACTCTACAGCATATGGCTTAAAGTATGTTGCATTACGTTATTTTAATGCAGCAGGTGCAGATGAGGATGGGACTATTGGAGAATGGCATGAGCCGGAGTCTCATTTAATTCCTTTGGTTTTAAATGTAGCTTTGGGAAAATCGGATTCAATCAATGTATTTGGCTCAGACTTTGATACGCCAGATGGAACGTGTATTCGTGACTATATACATGTGACAGATTTAGCGGATGCACACCATAAAGCCTTACAGTTTTTAATTAAAGAACAACAAAATCTTCAATTAAATTTAGCAAATGGTGCAGGCTACTCAAATTTAGAAATAATTAAGATGGTAGAGCAAGTAACCAAAAAAACTATACAATATCAATTAACAGATCGTCGTTCAGGTGATCCAAGTAAGTTGATTGGTTGCGCGGACAAAGCAAAGGATATCATAAATTGGGTTCCTAAATATAACTTAGAGCAGATTGTTGAAACAGCCTGGCATTGGCACAAGAAGAAATTTGGGGGTACTTTATGA
- a CDS encoding UDP-glucuronic acid decarboxylase family protein: MKKRILVTGGAGFLGSHLIDRLLEQGHDIICMDNLQTGSIDNIQHNLEKILFIKHDITEPLPAIGHVDEIYNLACPASPIHYQADPVHTFKTSILGALHLLELAKQTGAKIFQASTSEIYGDPLVHPQPEHYWGHVNPIGIRSCYDEGKRGAETLFFDYARMYDIEIKIVRIFNTYGPRMDAKDGRVVSNFIVQSLQNKPLTVYGDGQQTRSFCYVDDLIEGFLRLMATPKDITGPVNLGNPNEFTMLELVEKVVKWTGNKTPLQYEPLPQDDPKQRKPMIDEAKRTLNWEPQVMLDEGLQKTIAYFKERV, translated from the coding sequence ATGAAAAAACGTATTTTAGTAACTGGAGGAGCGGGTTTCCTCGGTTCACATTTAATCGATAGATTATTGGAACAGGGACATGACATTATTTGTATGGATAATTTACAAACAGGCTCTATAGATAATATTCAGCATAATTTAGAAAAGATTTTATTTATTAAGCATGATATTACAGAGCCTTTACCAGCGATAGGGCATGTGGATGAAATTTATAACTTGGCATGTCCTGCAAGCCCTATTCATTATCAAGCAGACCCTGTTCATACGTTTAAGACAAGCATACTAGGAGCATTGCATTTATTAGAGCTAGCAAAACAAACAGGAGCTAAAATTTTCCAAGCTTCTACATCAGAGATATACGGTGATCCGTTAGTACATCCGCAGCCAGAACATTATTGGGGGCATGTAAATCCAATAGGTATTCGAAGCTGTTATGATGAAGGAAAACGCGGTGCAGAAACATTATTTTTTGATTATGCAAGAATGTATGATATTGAAATTAAAATTGTACGTATTTTTAATACATATGGTCCCCGAATGGATGCCAAGGATGGACGAGTTGTAAGCAATTTTATTGTGCAGTCATTGCAAAACAAGCCGTTGACAGTTTACGGTGATGGTCAACAAACGCGCTCTTTTTGCTATGTTGATGATTTAATAGAAGGATTTTTAAGATTAATGGCTACGCCAAAAGATATTACAGGACCTGTAAATCTAGGTAACCCGAATGAATTTACAATGCTAGAGCTTGTAGAAAAGGTAGTGAAATGGACGGGGAATAAAACGCCTTTACAATATGAACCACTACCACAAGATGATCCAAAACAGCGCAAACCGATGATAGATGAAGCAAAGCGTACATTAAACTGGGAGCCACAAGTTATGTTAGATGAAGGGCTTCAAAAAACAATTGCTTATTTCAAGGAGCGAGTGTAA
- the galU gene encoding UTP--glucose-1-phosphate uridylyltransferase GalU produces the protein MKKVRKAVIPAAGLGTRFLPATKAQPKEMLPIVDKPTIQYIVEEAVAAGIEDIIIISGRNKRSIEDHFDKTYELEELLTKKGKWDDLEEIRAISNLANIHYIRQKEAKGLGDAIYCAHRFIGDEPFAVLLGDIILQAETPALAQLIETYEKEQASVIGVQAVEMDVVHQYGVIDPNGEIEEGKAIEVKGFVEKPKAEMAPSNLAIMGRYILTPNIFNALKVTQPGAGGEIQLTDAIELLNHSERIVAHDVQGKLYDCGSKFGFVQATVDFALERNDLKNEVLAYIKKVVTEVEEV, from the coding sequence ATGAAAAAAGTACGTAAAGCTGTTATTCCAGCTGCTGGATTAGGAACTCGTTTCCTACCAGCAACAAAGGCACAGCCGAAGGAAATGTTACCAATTGTTGATAAGCCAACGATTCAATATATTGTAGAAGAAGCGGTTGCAGCGGGCATTGAAGATATCATTATTATAAGTGGACGCAATAAAAGATCAATTGAAGATCATTTCGATAAAACATATGAACTAGAAGAGTTATTAACGAAAAAAGGAAAATGGGATGACCTTGAAGAAATTCGAGCAATCTCAAATTTGGCCAATATCCATTATATACGCCAAAAAGAGGCGAAAGGGTTAGGTGACGCAATTTATTGTGCACACCGTTTTATTGGTGACGAGCCTTTTGCAGTGTTATTAGGTGATATTATTTTACAAGCTGAAACACCTGCATTAGCACAATTAATTGAAACATATGAAAAAGAGCAGGCATCTGTTATAGGTGTACAAGCAGTGGAAATGGATGTAGTACATCAATATGGGGTTATTGATCCGAATGGCGAAATTGAAGAGGGGAAAGCAATAGAAGTGAAAGGCTTTGTTGAAAAACCAAAAGCTGAAATGGCCCCTTCAAATTTAGCCATTATGGGTCGATATATACTTACACCAAATATTTTTAATGCTTTAAAAGTAACACAGCCAGGAGCAGGTGGCGAGATTCAATTAACAGATGCTATTGAGTTATTAAATCATTCAGAACGTATTGTAGCACATGATGTACAAGGTAAACTCTATGATTGTGGTAGCAAGTTTGGTTTTGTACAGGCAACGGTTGATTTTGCATTAGAACGAAATGATTTAAAAAATGAAGTATTAGCTTATATAAAAAAAGTAGTGACTGAGGTGGAGGAAGTATGA
- a CDS encoding UDP-glucose dehydrogenase family protein, with protein MTNVAVIGTGYVGLVTGVVLSEIGHTVTCIDLDEQKVNSLKLGMSPIYEPSLDELMVKSIESGRLYFTTNHQEAFVNARIVFIAVGTPQSESGAADLSYIQQAAKDIALKIVNDTIIVVKSTVPIGTNDLVEKIIYENLVADVDVNVVSNPEFLREGHAIHDTFHGDRIVIGAESIEAGDTIEQLFNPLEIPVVRTNRRSAEMIKYAANAFLATKISYINEIANLCEKMGANVLDVADGMGLDHRIGRAFLNPGLGYGGSCFPKDTEAIAYLGRQYETPLTIVESAIKANFHQRELFLHKVLDYFHGNVEGKIIGMLGLAFKPNTDDLREAPSLYLIEELEKRGAIVKAYDPVVKNLKQCVCSVQEVLINSNAVLLVTEWDEFKKANIDNSVIFDGRYIYGK; from the coding sequence ATGACAAACGTAGCGGTGATTGGTACAGGGTATGTAGGACTTGTTACAGGTGTAGTATTATCTGAGATTGGTCATACAGTAACTTGTATCGATTTAGATGAACAAAAGGTAAATTCATTAAAATTAGGAATGTCACCAATTTATGAACCAAGCTTAGATGAATTAATGGTGAAAAGCATAGAATCTGGTCGCCTGTATTTTACAACAAATCATCAAGAGGCTTTTGTAAATGCACGTATTGTATTTATCGCTGTAGGTACACCTCAAAGTGAGAGTGGAGCGGCAGATTTAAGTTATATTCAACAAGCTGCAAAGGATATTGCATTAAAAATTGTTAACGACACGATTATTGTTGTGAAAAGTACGGTTCCTATAGGTACGAATGATCTAGTAGAAAAAATTATTTATGAAAATTTAGTGGCAGATGTAGACGTAAATGTAGTATCAAACCCAGAGTTTTTACGTGAGGGTCATGCAATTCATGATACATTCCATGGAGATCGTATCGTGATTGGTGCTGAATCTATTGAAGCTGGTGATACGATTGAGCAATTATTTAACCCGTTAGAAATACCGGTTGTACGTACAAATCGTCGAAGTGCTGAGATGATTAAATATGCGGCAAATGCCTTTTTAGCAACAAAAATAAGCTATATTAATGAAATTGCAAATCTTTGTGAAAAGATGGGGGCTAATGTGCTCGATGTAGCAGATGGTATGGGATTAGATCATCGTATTGGACGTGCCTTTTTAAATCCCGGATTAGGATATGGGGGTTCTTGTTTCCCGAAAGATACTGAGGCAATTGCTTATTTAGGGAGGCAATATGAAACACCATTAACAATTGTAGAAAGTGCTATAAAAGCAAATTTCCATCAAAGAGAATTATTTTTACATAAAGTGTTAGATTATTTTCATGGCAATGTAGAGGGTAAAATCATTGGTATGTTAGGGCTTGCTTTTAAACCAAATACAGATGATTTACGAGAAGCACCATCGCTTTATTTAATTGAAGAATTAGAGAAACGAGGGGCGATTGTAAAGGCTTATGATCCTGTTGTAAAGAATTTGAAACAGTGTGTGTGCTCTGTACAGGAGGTATTAATAAATTCAAATGCTGTATTACTTGTTACGGAATGGGA